The Halomonas sp. 'Soap Lake #6' genomic sequence TTTTCAAGTGACCAGTTAGCCTGGATTGTGCGCCTTAATGGAGACGGTACGCCGGCTGAAGTGGTGCTTGCCGGGGGCGTTGAGTCGCCCCTGCGCGATACGTTGGGGGCTTCTGTGAGTGGTGATGTGCTGGAAAAACTTGGGCGGCCAGTGCGGGAATTAGCGGTGTCTACCTGATAAGGCCTAACGGCGAGTCCATTTTTCCTTCATGCCATAAGAATGACATTTTTCTAAGCGAAAGCGTGTTTGAGGGTTAAAGTCTGTGGATGGGGCGCCGATATAACTTTATAGCTGAGCTTGAAAGCTCAATTTTGAATGGTAAACAGCGTGTGTTAGTCCTACTGGCTCGGCTGTTGTGTGACCCAATAAAAGGAGTGCCCGCTTATGACATACTCCCGAGGTGGCGCCGCCTATGGACGAGGTGCCAAGGCGTATGCCCGTGTCGGCGTGGAGAGCGGCGTTATGTCAGCTGATCCACACCAGCTTATTGTGATGCTATTTGATGGTGCCCAGGCGTCGATACGAGCTGCGCGTATTCACATGCAGGCAGGCAACATTGCTGAGAAGGGAAAATCAATCTCCAAAGCGTTAGATATTATTAATAACGGTCTGGCAGCTGCGTTGGACCAAGAGAAAGGCGGCGAAATTGCCGAGCGGCTAGCATCACTGTATGACTACATTGCTCGCTTACTACTGGTTGCTAACCTGCGCAATGATGAAGAAAGTCTTAACCAAGCAGAACGACTACTAGAAGATATCGCATCAGCATGGCGTGAAATCGGCCAGCAGCAGAGTGCATGAGGCAATTATGTTGGGTTCTGAAACTGTTCGTGGCACTACTCAGCAAGCGTTGCTAGAAGCATACGCTGAACTGCTAGACCGTGCGACACACATGCATGAGCTAGCTAACGCGGAACAGTGGCCAGAGCTTATTGAGCAGCGCTCTCACTATGTGACGCTAGTAGAGGAGCTGCGCGCACTTGATCAGCAAGTCATCTTAGACGCCGTTTCCAAATCGCGTAAGGCCGAGTTGCTGGAAGGTATCCTTGAGCATGATGTGGAGATTCGGCGCCGTTTGGTTGCTCGCCGTGAAGAGCTAGGCAAGCTGATTGGGGTATCGCAGCGTCAGCGTGATTTGCACCGTGCCTACGCGCCGCAACAGGGGCACTATGACACCTATGATGCTGACAGCTTATTGGATCAGGAGGCGCCGTGAGTGGCATCACGCCGCTTATTGATACCCTCTTGCACCAAGTGCTGGGGCGTCAGGGAGAGGCTTCTTTACAGCGCTCCTTGAATGCGCCTGTGCAGCCTGTTCCCCCAGGTGAAGGGCCGCGAGCGCTGCAGGGAGACGCTAGTTTAGATGGGCGACCAATGTCGTCGCCGTTAGGTGAACTCAAACACTTACCGGCTTCGAATACCCCTGATAGGCAGCATCCGCCCTCCCAAGGGGGCTCAAGTACGGCGATTGGTTCAACGCAAACCCACTTTAGCCCTGCTGCACGTACGATCGCTGATGTTTTGCTGCGCTTCCCCGCGCCACCTAGTGTTATGCGCCCTGAGGCGCCACTGATGAATGCCCAGGATGCGCCAACCGCTACAGCGTTGGCGACGCGTTTAGAAGCGAGTGTGCGAGATAGTGGTTTGTTCTACGAATCTCATCTAAAACGTTGGTTCCAAGGGGAAGTTTCTCGCCAACAGCTGTTGCGCGAGCCGCAGATGCAGCCTGGCCCGCGGCCTGTATGGCCTGCTAGTGCGAATATAGCGGTGACGGCTGCAACGCCTTTAGCGCCTGGCCCGTCTGTGCCAACTGCGGCTGGCAGCTTGTCTATTTTGCCCAATACGACGTTGGTACCAGTCGTAAGCGAAAGGCCAGTATTAGGGCGGCCTGATGTGTTAACGGCGAATACGCCAAACCTGAATGCTACGTTGCAGGCAGAAAGGCCAGAGACAGGCCAAGCCAGAGCGGACTCCGGTAGCTTGCGGGAGGTGGCCGAAATAGCGGTCCCGCGGAGGGGAAGAGAAGTTGTTCATGAGAACCTGCAAAGCCTGGTGCGTCAGCAGCTAGAAATGTTGGTAATGCCAACGATTCGTTGGGAGGGTGATGTTTGGGCCGGAATTTTTATGGCGCTCGTAATCAATCTGCCTACACGGGATGATGGGCAGGAAACCGCTCAGGATGATGCTGACCCCGAAGAAGCCTGGCGTTCTGAAATGCAACTTGAGGTGCCCAATGTGGGAGCTTTCCGCGTTTCGTTATGGCTTTATCAGGCGACGTTGAGTATAGACCTGACGACTGATAACCTAGCGACACATCGGCAGCTTGAACAGGGGCTAGATGCGCTAGAGAGACGTTTGGGTGCCTTGGATTTTCGTAAGGTCCAGGTGAACGCCAGGTATATAAGTTTTGAGAGCCACCATGACGACGTCGGGTGAACGTCGTCGCCAGGCTGTCGCGCTGGCCTATCAAGGTGGTGAGCAGGCGCCTCGAGTGGTGGCGAAAGGGTATGGCGAGTTAGCTGAACGGATTATGGCAGAAGCACAGCGCCAGGGGATTTACGTACACGATGCCCCTGAGTTAGTAGCGCTGCTTATGCAGTTAGATATAGATGCTGAGATCCCAGCGAGTTTGTATCAGGTAGTCGCAGAGCTGTTGGTGTGGGTGTTTGAGCTTTCGGAAGAAGGGCTCGCTCACCGTTAACGGCTCAAGTAGCCAATGCAGATGTTGTGTGCAACCATGAGGTTTATGGAAAAAGTCACCCACGGCGTCGTTATAACGTTTATAAAGTCGCGCCTGTGTTGTTCGATGGAACACTATGAGTCAAACAAACTTTCTTGATGAAATTGAAGAAATAAACTTAGCATATTTACTCCTTGCCCAGCGTTTGCTGAATGAAGATCGGGAGGCTGCTATGTTTCGCTTGAAAATCGATAACGAATTGGTGGATTTGCTTGTTTCACTCAACGCATGGCAATTGACGAGGCTGGCGCGCACGAACCAGTTGATATGCCGGTTTAGCCAAGCCAGTGGCCAACGCTTGCGCCAAATTATGGAGAACCCTAGGGATCAAGGGCTGTCGGGGTTACATGCATCCTTGTTATCAGCCTGTGAACCATTCGAGTCTTTATCCAAAGGAGGAGGGGAGTGAGCCAGAAAAGCTTGGTTGATGAAATGCACCAAGTGCAGTTGGCAATCGAGTTGATTGAATTAGGCGCACGTTTACAGGTATTGGAGACAGAAACGGATCTAAGCCGTACTCGCCTCATTAAGCTGTACAAAGAAGTGCGTGGCATGTCGCCCCCAAAGGGGATGCTACCTTTCTCGACAGACTGGTTCGTCACTTGGTTGCCCAACGTACACTCATCACTTTTTTATAATATTTACGCAAGCTTACAGCAAAATACCAACTGCGAGCGCATCGATGCGTTCGTAAAAGCTTATCGCCTTTACGAAGAGCAGATAACGCTTGAAGGCGTGGAGCCGGTGCTGGGTTTGACACGAGCGTGGACGCTGGTGCGTTTTTTTGAAAGCGATTTACTGCAGCTAAATACCTGTACCCGCTGTAAGGGGCGCTTTGTTGCTCATGCACATAGCCCGCTTCATGACTATGTATGTGGTATTTGCCAGCCGCCTTCACGTGCTGGGAAAACACGCAAAGCTCAGCGTGAAGCGGCCAACATGGAAACCTAGCTACGCCCCCCGTAGGTAGTCGCAAGACGAATAAAACAAGCTATTAACGCATAGATAGCGTCAAAAGGCGGTGGTTCTTTTCCATTAAACACTGCCTGCGCCTTAGTATGATATGGCGAAGCTTCACTTGGGATGGGGCCTTCCAGTGTCTTCATAATGATGAGGCAGTGGATGACGTTCCGTTGATACAAAAACTGCTATCGCAAGGACACTGTTTGTGCTGATTCTCCTAGGTTATGTCGTCGTAATATTGTGCGTATTTGGCGGCTATGTGCTGGCAGGTGGTAGTTTAGGCCCCCTGTATCAACCCCTGGAGCTGCTAATTATTGGCGGTGCAGGCGTAGGCGCCTTTATTGCCGCCAATAACGGTAAAGCGATTAAAGCCACGTTCAAGATCTTGCCTAGGCTTAAGCGGACCAAAAAATATAATAAAGCCCTGTACATGGAGCTAATGGCGCTCCAGTTCAAATTGCTCTCAAAGATTCGTCGGGAAGGAATGCTGGGTATTGAACGTGACATTGACAACCCCCAGGAAAGCCCGCTGTTTCAAGAGCACCCTGCAGTGCTTGCCGATCCCCATATCATGGACTTTTTGACTGACTATTTACGCCTGATGGTGAGCGGTGGCATGGAGCCGATGGAAATCGACGAGCTGATGCTTCACGAAATCGAAGTGTTTGAGCAAGAAGCCCATATCCCTATTGATGCGATTGCCAAAGTAGGCGACGCCATGCCCGCGTTTGGTATCGTGGCTGCGGTAATGGGGGTGATTAAAGCATTGACCTACGCGGATGCCAGCCCCGACCAAATGGGCCAAATGATTGCAATGGCGCTAGTAGGTACCTTCCTGGGCATTTTGATGGGCTATGGCTTTATCAGCCCAATCGCTAGCTATGCTGACCGGCAGGCAAAAGAAGCGGAAAAAATGCTGCAGTGTATTCGCGTCACGCTGCTGGCGAGCCTGCACGGCTATGC encodes the following:
- the motA gene encoding flagellar motor stator protein MotA produces the protein MLILLGYVVVILCVFGGYVLAGGSLGPLYQPLELLIIGGAGVGAFIAANNGKAIKATFKILPRLKRTKKYNKALYMELMALQFKLLSKIRREGMLGIERDIDNPQESPLFQEHPAVLADPHIMDFLTDYLRLMVSGGMEPMEIDELMLHEIEVFEQEAHIPIDAIAKVGDAMPAFGIVAAVMGVIKALTYADASPDQMGQMIAMALVGTFLGILMGYGFISPIASYADRQAKEAEKMLQCIRVTLLASLHGYAPQLAVEFGRKALHTAERPSFSELEEYVRDSKKAGNA
- the fliK gene encoding flagellar hook-length control protein FliK yields the protein MSGITPLIDTLLHQVLGRQGEASLQRSLNAPVQPVPPGEGPRALQGDASLDGRPMSSPLGELKHLPASNTPDRQHPPSQGGSSTAIGSTQTHFSPAARTIADVLLRFPAPPSVMRPEAPLMNAQDAPTATALATRLEASVRDSGLFYESHLKRWFQGEVSRQQLLREPQMQPGPRPVWPASANIAVTAATPLAPGPSVPTAAGSLSILPNTTLVPVVSERPVLGRPDVLTANTPNLNATLQAERPETGQARADSGSLREVAEIAVPRRGREVVHENLQSLVRQQLEMLVMPTIRWEGDVWAGIFMALVINLPTRDDGQETAQDDADPEEAWRSEMQLEVPNVGAFRVSLWLYQATLSIDLTTDNLATHRQLEQGLDALERRLGALDFRKVQVNARYISFESHHDDVG
- the flhD gene encoding flagellar transcriptional regulator FlhD, producing the protein MSQTNFLDEIEEINLAYLLLAQRLLNEDREAAMFRLKIDNELVDLLVSLNAWQLTRLARTNQLICRFSQASGQRLRQIMENPRDQGLSGLHASLLSACEPFESLSKGGGE
- the fliS gene encoding flagellar export chaperone FliS, producing the protein MTYSRGGAAYGRGAKAYARVGVESGVMSADPHQLIVMLFDGAQASIRAARIHMQAGNIAEKGKSISKALDIINNGLAAALDQEKGGEIAERLASLYDYIARLLLVANLRNDEESLNQAERLLEDIASAWREIGQQQSA
- a CDS encoding EscU/YscU/HrcU family type III secretion system export apparatus switch protein, producing the protein MTTSGERRRQAVALAYQGGEQAPRVVAKGYGELAERIMAEAQRQGIYVHDAPELVALLMQLDIDAEIPASLYQVVAELLVWVFELSEEGLAHR
- the fliT gene encoding flagellar protein FliT, with protein sequence MLGSETVRGTTQQALLEAYAELLDRATHMHELANAEQWPELIEQRSHYVTLVEELRALDQQVILDAVSKSRKAELLEGILEHDVEIRRRLVARREELGKLIGVSQRQRDLHRAYAPQQGHYDTYDADSLLDQEAP
- the flhC gene encoding flagellar transcriptional regulator FlhC, coding for MSQKSLVDEMHQVQLAIELIELGARLQVLETETDLSRTRLIKLYKEVRGMSPPKGMLPFSTDWFVTWLPNVHSSLFYNIYASLQQNTNCERIDAFVKAYRLYEEQITLEGVEPVLGLTRAWTLVRFFESDLLQLNTCTRCKGRFVAHAHSPLHDYVCGICQPPSRAGKTRKAQREAANMET